From a region of the Triticum aestivum cultivar Chinese Spring chromosome 7D, IWGSC CS RefSeq v2.1, whole genome shotgun sequence genome:
- the LOC123170303 gene encoding uncharacterized acetyltransferase At3g50280, whose protein sequence is MATEDSAPVRVVSRRMVRPSSGGVATCSAEHAAEMVHLAPWDLQMLTVDYIQKGILLPKAPAGDGGERLVGRLASSFARALGRFYPFAGRLAAEEQLEDGGVTVSLRCTSEGAEFVHAVAPGVTVADVAASLYIPRVVWSFFPLDGLVGADAVAGSRPVLAGQVTELADGVFVAMSLSHAVADGTAFWHLFNTWSEMNRSGGADAEMFTPPPVLERWFPDACPVPVPLPFAKLEHMIRRFDCPPVEECFFHFSAESIKKLKARANAEVDRAGVGSATSTATLSSLQSLLAHVWRSVSRARRLSPVEETTYTVLVGCRGRVKRVPQTYAGNAVVRATARSTAGEILDRGLGWTARLLNSAIASLDEAALVGSLTSWHQDPRFAYQAGFWNPAMVVTGNSPRFDAYGNDFGCGPPVAVRSGGANKVDGRVTVYEGRGGGGSMGLEVCLAPEALARLAADDGFIYQD, encoded by the coding sequence ATGGCGACGGAGGATTCTGCCCCGGTCCGCGTCGTCTCCCGCCGCATGGTGCGCCCGTCTTCGGGCGGCGTGGCGACCTGCTCAGCGGAGCATGCGGCCGAGATGGTGCACCTTGCGCCGTGGGACCTCCAGATGCTGACCGTGGACTACATCCAGAAGGGCATCCTCCTGCCTAAGGCCCCTGCCGGAGACGGCGGCGAGCGCCTCGTCGGCCGCCTTGCGTCGTCCTTCGCCCGCGCTCTGGGACGCTTCTACCCCTTCGCCGGCCGCCTCGCAGCCGAGGAGCAGCTGGAGGACGGCGGCGTCACCGTCTCTCTGCGCTGCACCAGCGAGGGCGCAGAGTTCGTCCACGCGGTGGCGCCCGGCGTCACGGTGGCCGATGTCGCGGCGTCGCTGTACATCCCCCGTGTGGTCTGGTCTTTTTTCCCACTCGACGGGCTGGTCGGCGCGGATGCCGTGGCCGGATCGCGCCCCGTCCTTGCCGGGCAGGTCACCGAGCTTGCCGACGGCGTCTTTGTCGCCATGTCGCTCAGCCACGCCGTTGCCGATGGGACTGCCTTCTGGCACCTCTTCAACACCTGGTCCGAGATGAACCGGAGTGGCGGCGCCGACGCCGAGATGTTCACGCCGCCACCGGTGCTCGAGCGCTGGTTCCCCGATGCCTGCCCTGTACCGGTCCCTCTGCCGTTCGCCAAGCTGGAGCATATGATCCGGCGGTTCGATTGCCCGCCCGTGGAGGAGTGCTTCTTCCATTTCTCCGCGGAGAGCATCAAGAAGCTGAAGGCCAGAGCGAACGCCGAGGTGGACAGGGCCGGCGTCGGCTCGGCGACCTCCACAGCCACCCTCTCGTCCCTCCAGTCCCTGCTCGCTCACGTCTGGCGCTCAGTGTCTCGCGCCCGGCGCCTGTCACCGGTGGAAGAGACGACGTACACCGTGCTCGTCGGGTGCCGCGGCCGTGTCAAGCGCGTACCACAAACGTACGCAGGGAACGCCGTGGTGCGCGCCACGGCGAGGTCCACGGCCGGCGAGATCCTGGACAGGGGACTGGGGTGGACGGCTCGGCTGCTGAACAGCGCCATCGCGTCGCTCGACGAGGCAGCGCTGGTGGGGTCGCTAACTTCGTGGCACCAGGACCCGAGGTTCGCGTACCAGGCGGGGTTCTGGAACCCTGCGATGGTGGTGACCGGGAACTCGCCGCGGTTCGACGCGTACGGGAACGACTTCGGGTGCGGACCGCCGGTGGCCGTGCGGAGCGGTGGTGCGAACAAGGTGGACGGGAGGGTGACGGTGTACGAGGGCCGCGGGGGCGGTGGGAGCATGGGGCTGGAGGTGTGCCTCGCGCCGGAGGCGCTCGCGCGGCTAGCTGCGGACGATGGGTTCATCTATCAGGACTGA